TCAAAAgaggaaaaataaaagagaaataaCAACTTACAACTTGCTTAAGAGAAAGTACTTACATAATGTTAACCCACTGTGCTTATTGGATTATATCACCTGATCGTAGGCAACACAAATGAACACCATTAAATTAGTGAAGATTTTACAGCATTCAGATCTTTTTTAAATATCTATGTCATAACGCAATGTATTTTGTACCTGAGGAACAACATGAGCAACAACTGAACTAAACattaaggaaaaaaaattaaGATATTATACCAAGGAAAACTCAAAATGAATAAAATGTAAGTATTCATAATCTTATGTACCTATAATATTGGTTAGTAGTATAAAACAAAAAGGAGCGTGGCAGTGGATTCCCTCGTTCTTCTTCCTTCCTCATGCTTGTTAGTTGCTCTTCTCTGTCTATTCCTATCTAATATCTAAAGTGAAAAAACTTATGTTTTAGAGATACTGACCGTTTAAGATATGTGAAAAGCAAAATTTATTGAAAATCATTAGTTAGTGGGGTGAATTGGTGGAAAAGGGAATATGAATAGATTAGATAATGAAACCGTGCTTTAATTAGTTAAATGAAACGTTAGAACAATAAATAATATTAGATTAGTAGATGAATCAGTGCTCGCAATTTATGAAACGGCGGAGTAATAATTATTAGACTTTAATTTTTACAATAGCATAAATAAGGAAAATGCAacaaaaaaaaagccaaaaaaaggagaaaaaagataaatacaaagccTAGTATTTGAGACATGCCACATCACCTTTTGCATTCCCACAattatatagatatatagattggTTAAATAAATGTAGCATAGGACTATTAGCAAAAAAAATTGTATTATTTACAACAgataaccaaaaagaaaaagaaaaagaaaaagaagaaagggagggAGAACGAAAGGACGGATATATTGTGAAGCAGAGGTAGAGAGGGGCCGTAGCGTACTATCCAATCGCCAATACAGAGCAAAATAGATCCTTCGCCGCTATCAGTCATCGACGATCGTATTTTCTCCCGTCCAAACCCTCAATACTTAATTCCTTCTCTGCTTTCCCATCGGCGAAGGTAAGGATCAGACCCACAAATATTTTGCTTCATTTTGAACATTGAGTTTCTAATATCTAATCAGCCCATTTTTAGATCTAATCTCTTTGGtgcttttatttttggcattcgGTTTAGCGAAATGTTATAAGAGGTTTCGTATAGCTGACCCGACTAGCTTGTTGAGTGATTGATCAATTTGTCCTTTGTTCCACTTTATGTGGCAAGGATTGGAGCTCAAATAGTTAATTATCCATGTCAATTTACATATTTAGAAACTGCATAATATAATAAGtcaatttttttaagaaaaacatGGTCATAGACCTCTTGATTCCCCAAATAGTAATGTTGCCACATAAATTGGAACAAAGGGAGGAGTAATCTACATCGAGGGAGTTGCAACTTGCTAGCAATAAGAAAGTGGGAACTTTCATTCTGTTATGATTGCCAGCTATAATGGGCGTTATAGGCAATCAGCTTTGTCATAACTTCTTATAAATTGATCTAATGTGAAGTTCTTATTCACCTTCAAGGTGATAGAATTGAGTTTTCTCACTCTTTTGCTTCTTTGGTGATGATCCCACTGTGCTTGGCAATGTATACCTAACAGTTTTTAGCATGACGTTTTTCCCTTGATGATCTTATTCCATTGTTATGTGGCATTTTTAGGATTGTAGAGTTGAGTTTTTATGGAGGGAGTTGGAGGTGATGGTGCCTCGGCAGCTGCAGCATTTAACCAACGGAGTCATGAACTCTCACAAACTTTCCAGTACTATTTAGATAAAACTGTTCCTCATGCTCCCTATAGGTGGATTGGAACCTTTGTCTTAGCATTTGTTTATGCCCTGCGGGTTTATTATCTTCAAGGATTCTACATTGTTACCTATGGTTTGGGCATCTACATACTCAATTTGCTGATTGGTTTTCTATCACCTCTTGTTGACCCTGAACTGGAACCATCAGATGGACCTTTGTTGCCAACTAAAGGTTCAGACGAATTCAAGCCTTTCATACGTCGCCTTCCAGAGTTCAAGTTCTGGTAATATTTCTGGCTGTTTGGCTgtgattcttttttctttttcttcctattTGCTGCTAGAAATGGTTGTCATCTCTTATGATTTTCTCTTCCTGCTATATGGGATGTGAACTTTTTGCTATTGGGGTAAGAAATGGTTGTCATCCATATTTTATAAAGGATGATACCTTTATCATCTGCTATACTTTTTTGATGTCTATTCAAAGTTGTTTTAGGTTGCTCTATATGTTGTTTGACGTTGGTGTTCCTTGGTAAAATTTGAGAGTGTTATTTACATTTGAGAAGTTGGAAGCAGGAAGCATACAAGCTTTTCAGAATTTGGAAGATGATATGCCTGTCATTAAACGGTTGTCTTGAGAGCACTAACATCTTCTTCAGTGCTTGAGTCAGTTGCATGACATAGATTTAACTAGTTCTAAAAGGGGGCTGGTATAACCGTATAAGTCGGCATAATCTTGTAACAGTTAGGCTACCTTATGGCGCTGGTCATTTTAGTGTTTTGTCTCCTTATGGGCAACTCCTATATTATTTATATCTCCAAGGACGGGGTGGTAGTATTAGAAAATACAGAAAAAGAGCTGCTTCATGAACTGATGAAAGCAACATAGTAGTACTGCCCACCTTTTCCTTACCAGCATCAGGAGACACAAAAAAAAAGTGCTGCTTCATGTTCAGCAACATTGAAGTATTGTCCGCCTTTTTCCTTCCTTGACATGTGCGACAATATTGTCCAATGTATGATCTTTGATATATGTTGCGTAAGATTAGGGGCACTTTTGGCTAACTCctcaaaagaaagacaaaaagaagaaagattgggtgctcttttgtttcatttttggtGTAAAGACAGCTTTTTAGAAGATGCAGAGAACCTTTGCTTGACATTATAGATGACTTGTAAGATAGAACAAGGATTACTGTTTGGATTTTGAACTGTAAATATGGCTTAAGCACAGCCTTTATGCTGATAATATTTCTGTGACcattctccaaaaaaaaaaaagaagaagattggGGGCTCTTTAGACTAGAGTGGAAGCCAAGTTAGTTACAGAATCACTTCCCAAAGTTAACGGATCTGTAGGAATAATGTGATCAATAGATGAACAAGTACGGAGCCGAGGGCAGTATCAAGGTTGTTTTAGAGGGTGTTGGGGTCCTCCAATAACCTTAGAATATTGGTTTCTTTTTCCCCCATGTCCTGGGTTGTAATCTTTTGGAATTACTTCAATTTCTTTCTTTAAGGTGACTTCTAGAAAATGCCTGCTTAGAAGGAATAAGTTGGGGGATCACTACTATAGTTTCATAAATGCTCCGTAATGTTCTGTTTTTGCCTTTTGAAAATCAACCTTTTTCCGTGACGGTATCTTACTGTTACAGACTACATGTgtattaaagaaggaaaaatttGTTATTAAACTAAAGAAAAATGTCAACCCTTGGAAGAAAAGAATACCAATCATTAGGTTATTTTCATTCTGGGCTACTTAATATTTTTAGCATTCTTGTATTCATGTGCATGCATCTCCTTAGAGAAGAATGTCAATTGTTAGGTTACTTGCATTCTATCAGCCATTCATGTACTTGTGTGCATGCATCTCTTTTGATTAATTTTGCATAATCTGGAGTTACTACTTACACCATCCAATGGTATGCTATGTTTTCCATTAACCAAAGAATCATAGGAAGGAGAATGACATCTTTTGGTGCTTCATGTTAATGAAAAAACTGGTTTGTTCATCTTTTTAGTTTCTGGGGTGCGGAGTTGTGAATTTGGAAAGCAGGAAGGTCAAACTTAGGATCTCAAGGTTACAACATGGAAGCACTTTATGTCTGTTGATTACTGTTTCATAACAGATTGTAGTCTTTTGTGATATGGTAAACATAGAGGGGTTTGTTTTACTATTTCTTTCAATAGTCAaatatctttctttttcttgtggGAATGACTTTAAATAAGTCATGGGGACTCATTCAAGGCACTGCTGTAACTTTTCTCGATATTGCTTTTGGGTGCTATTGCCACTTATTGATCGCCTAGTTGCTGTCTGCATTTTTCCTTTACATAGCATATTAAAGCACGATAAAGATTCCAATACATCTGTTTCAGGCTGTTTGATACTTTCTCGAACATTTTAGGTGTCACTGCATGTTTatgattgttttgtttgtctcaggTATGCCATAACAAAGGCTTTCTGTATTGCGTTTATGATGACTTTCTTCTCTCTATTTGATGTTCCCGTGTTCTGGCCTATATTGCTCTGCTATTGGATTGTTCTTTTTGTTCTTACAATGAAGCGGCAAATTATGCACATGATCAAATACAAATACATCCCATTCAACCTTGGAAAGCAGGTGAGATGAGCAGCTAATGAGTTTGTGTTTTCAAGTTGGGTCAAGCTGCCTATGCAGGCACCATTTGATTTTACTAGTCTCATTTGGTAAGTATTGATGCACTTTCTTTGTTATTGCAATAGAAGTACTCCGGGAAAAGGCCATCAGCAAGTGGCAGCAGCCCCAGAGCAGACTGAACTTTTGCtggtttttttcaaaattagATGGAGGAAGAAATAGGCCAAATGGGAAAAAGAATAGATGAAGTTACATAATTTTTTGTTTATGGGATTGTTTCTACATTCTACTCTGACCTGAATACGGAGTTACCAAGATGTAGTTTGTTAGTGATTGTTTAgctgtttttccttttctattagtTTTGATACTCGTACTTACTGAAATAGTCTAATCTGGTACATGTAACAACCAGATTTACAGTTCTGGTAGCCATAGTTGATTGGAAAATGGAGATCTATTGTAGTTACTTGCAGTGAATCTTATTAGCATATGAAATACATTCTTTAGTGCCCTACTAGTTCTTTTTTCATTACCTCTACCACCTGCTGTGAGTTGCACAAGATCCTACCATTTGGTGTGACTGTAGTTCCTTGTTTAGTGCTGGGTACCATTTCCTGTAGTAACCTGTCAGTGCAAATTATGTTCTGGTGCATTTGGCCTGATAAATAGCCGTAGGAATTTCTCAAACAAACCGAACTCCTGTGTTATTCGACTAAGCAAACTATCACCTAATACCTGAAGAGCTCGAGGGCACTCTTAGTTTCAATGTTCCTAACAAGTTGTTCCTCTGGTACGTATACCTTTCCAAGGTTTTTCGGTATTCCTAATTTGTTCCTCTGGTATTTACGCCCTTTCAAGTTTCAAGGGGTTTTCCAGTTTCTTTATCCCACAAAGATAGAAACTCATCCAAGATAATCTCATCGTGCGGAGGGCTGATGTAAAGGACATTATTTGGTGTTCTTGGATCATCCTTCATTAGAAACAGCTTTAGATACAAAAATGGCAACAGAGGTGCATCTTCAGTAGCTCTATTATATAATGGGAATATGGTTATCGGATAGGCAGCCGCGGACTCTGATTGAATCACACCATCTGCTAAGCATATCATAAGCGAATATGCAAATGCTAATTGGTGCCCTTGTAACTATCATCTCCCAGTTTCTCTGATTTTACTTTTCAAGTAGTAACTGCTAAGAGATATAAAGACGGAGGCATTTTTTGAAATGACATAGTTCAACAGGCTCATAACTCTGTTGTTGTTGATAACTTGAGAGATTTCTAATTTTAACCAAGATTGAGAGTTGTACACGATCCCTCTATAGACCATGGTTGTTTAGAATGTGACTCATTTTTATGGAATCTCTAATCCCCATCACTAAAAAACTCATTTTATCGCCCCTCTTCCCCCCCTCCCTAAATGTAGCCTAACCTGCCCATGACACCCCTACCCATCATCAAAGTTGACAAGGAAAAACTTAATAATGGAGTTGTGGATTCAAAGAGGATTATTGCTGCTATCTTTGACTATCTAAGACGAAAAGTGAATACCATCATTTATGGCAAGGCATGCAAAGAGAGTTTGCAAGTTGCAATTAGTCTTATAGCTTGTTTGGCAAGCTTCTAAAtctgcttattttgagaagtattcaAAAAATTACTTTTGGTAAGAATcggtttgtgtttgactaattaatttgaataaCACTTTTGAGCACTAAttagtgtttggctaagctttttaaaactgcttctaagtgtatttttctcaaaagtgcttctcagaaaAGTATTTTTGGAGAGAAGCAAGTTACATTtctctgcttctcctcaaaagtaaaagttgcacggggcgccctatttggtcgcccccattttttttttaaagttttaacttgtacccactttttaaacaactt
This sequence is a window from Nicotiana sylvestris chromosome 3, ASM39365v2, whole genome shotgun sequence. Protein-coding genes within it:
- the LOC104210196 gene encoding protein RER1A-like, whose product is MEGVGGDGASAAAAFNQRSHELSQTFQYYLDKTVPHAPYRWIGTFVLAFVYALRVYYLQGFYIVTYGLGIYILNLLIGFLSPLVDPELEPSDGPLLPTKGSDEFKPFIRRLPEFKFWYAITKAFCIAFMMTFFSLFDVPVFWPILLCYWIVLFVLTMKRQIMHMIKYKYIPFNLGKQKYSGKRPSASGSSPRAD